Proteins encoded by one window of Emticicia oligotrophica DSM 17448:
- a CDS encoding peptidylprolyl isomerase, which produces MKYNKYIYITLVFIQLACQVAKKPLPKTNQVASTKSKEDIFTISSTTPPLISTPSVAESKPEPVALTVGNVALKTADLKFAFENQISEDSLSPKAFLEQVINDQRIIADAKKRGYDTTASFKQEIEDYRSTLAEAYLTDSTTIKALLKETYEWMKEEVRVAHIMYPISEFAEPTDTLAIYNKLVDIRNRALTGEDFDTLAQQFSQDKKTNSVGGDLGWFRAIRFLYPLEKAAYTTPVGQISMPVRTKGGYHIVKVLGRRPYSGSVLVQHILKTVQPNAIEAESLKAKNTLDSLREVIAKGGISFEDACKKYSDDTRYRNFGGFLPVFGIGGREEVSFEQAAFALQEGEVSKPVRTTIGWHLIKLSKKIPMESFDEAQVKLKDKIVTDSRGDVVKENTLIKLKKQMKFDEDQEVVKRAITAADTNILVKKWAYAVNNELLNKPIFNIGSKAYKTKLFFDFAVDHQTFERIPTGYTPTMVMRSFYKKFVENTVKEYAESHLEELNPDFKILMNEYSTSLLKMELLNDLVYEKSTSDTTEQRLFYEKNIVRYQMPERVQATIIASKDAKVVYQVKELLEKGKPYNLKRLYRTPLYFTKSSSNLTPDHKQTLVYILEIMRKNKGYVVEIGGHADQHEEDNISAERIEKAKAFLVANGLSIERIIENDYVKTKPSGDKFDWSKNQRVTFAFYSNSQKDVEKIFNAKEANTVSIEEGYFKHGDNKFIDLVQWVVGRHSVAKDGQFADVIIEQVEPARSKTLRECRGQVLVDYQKYLENQFKTDLINKYPVNLNQEEIDKALGIKK; this is translated from the coding sequence ATGAAATACAATAAATATATATATATAACATTAGTTTTTATACAATTAGCTTGTCAAGTTGCCAAGAAACCCCTACCTAAAACTAATCAGGTAGCTTCTACGAAGTCTAAAGAAGATATTTTTACTATTTCTTCTACAACTCCACCTCTTATAAGCACACCTTCAGTAGCAGAATCTAAGCCAGAACCTGTTGCGTTGACAGTAGGTAATGTAGCGTTAAAAACTGCCGATTTAAAATTTGCTTTCGAAAATCAGATTTCAGAAGATTCGCTCTCGCCTAAAGCTTTTTTAGAGCAGGTCATCAACGACCAAAGGATTATCGCCGATGCAAAAAAGAGAGGCTACGATACTACCGCATCATTCAAGCAAGAAATAGAAGATTATCGAAGTACTTTAGCCGAAGCGTATTTAACCGATAGCACAACGATTAAAGCTCTACTAAAAGAAACTTATGAATGGATGAAAGAAGAGGTTCGCGTAGCTCATATTATGTATCCTATTTCAGAGTTTGCCGAGCCTACAGATACTTTAGCAATTTATAATAAATTAGTTGATATTCGAAATAGAGCTCTAACAGGAGAAGATTTCGACACTTTAGCTCAACAGTTTTCACAAGATAAAAAAACAAATAGTGTTGGTGGTGATTTGGGTTGGTTTAGAGCGATACGTTTTCTGTACCCACTTGAGAAAGCAGCATATACTACTCCGGTTGGACAAATATCTATGCCAGTTCGAACAAAGGGAGGGTATCATATTGTGAAAGTTTTAGGTCGCCGACCTTACAGTGGAAGTGTGTTAGTACAACATATATTAAAAACAGTTCAGCCCAATGCTATTGAGGCAGAAAGCCTTAAAGCAAAAAATACGCTGGATTCATTAAGAGAAGTGATTGCCAAAGGAGGAATCTCTTTTGAAGATGCTTGTAAAAAATATTCTGATGATACACGCTACCGAAATTTTGGTGGTTTTTTGCCAGTATTCGGAATTGGTGGTAGAGAAGAAGTATCATTTGAACAAGCGGCATTTGCTTTGCAAGAAGGAGAAGTATCAAAACCAGTACGTACTACAATTGGCTGGCATTTGATAAAGCTTTCTAAAAAAATCCCAATGGAGTCTTTTGATGAAGCTCAGGTAAAGTTGAAAGATAAAATTGTGACAGACTCAAGGGGCGATGTAGTAAAAGAAAATACGCTCATCAAACTAAAAAAACAAATGAAGTTTGATGAAGACCAAGAGGTTGTTAAAAGAGCCATTACGGCCGCTGATACTAACATTTTGGTGAAAAAATGGGCTTATGCAGTTAATAATGAATTATTGAATAAACCAATATTCAACATTGGCTCAAAAGCATACAAAACTAAATTGTTTTTTGATTTTGCTGTTGACCATCAAACTTTCGAACGAATACCAACGGGCTATACTCCTACAATGGTTATGCGTAGTTTCTATAAAAAGTTTGTTGAAAATACCGTAAAAGAATATGCCGAATCTCATTTAGAGGAATTGAATCCTGATTTTAAGATTTTGATGAATGAGTATTCCACAAGTCTTTTGAAAATGGAATTACTCAATGATTTAGTATATGAAAAGTCAACATCTGATACAACCGAACAACGCCTCTTTTACGAAAAAAATATTGTACGCTACCAGATGCCTGAACGAGTACAAGCTACTATTATTGCCTCGAAAGATGCTAAAGTGGTTTATCAGGTAAAAGAATTACTCGAAAAAGGTAAGCCCTATAACCTCAAAAGACTCTATCGTACGCCATTATATTTTACAAAATCATCGAGCAATCTAACCCCTGACCACAAGCAGACTTTAGTTTATATCCTAGAAATTATGCGAAAAAATAAAGGATATGTGGTAGAAATAGGTGGGCATGCAGACCAACACGAAGAAGATAATATTTCGGCTGAACGTATAGAAAAAGCTAAGGCGTTCTTGGTGGCTAATGGCTTATCAATTGAAAGAATTATCGAAAACGACTACGTAAAAACCAAACCCTCGGGTGATAAATTTGATTGGTCTAAAAACCAAAGAGTTACTTTTGCTTTTTATAGTAATTCACAAAAAGATGTAGAAAAAATATTTAATGCTAAAGAAGCAAATACAGTAAGCATTGAAGAGGGATATTTTAAACACGGCGATAATAAGTTTATTGATTTAGTACAGTGGGTTGTAGGAAGGCACTCAGTAGCAAAAGATGGGCAGTTTGCTGATGTGATTATCGAACAAGTAGAGCCAGCAAGAAGCAAAACACTAAGAGAATGTAGAGGACAAGTGTTGGTGGATTATCAAAAATATCTTGAAAATCAATTTAAAACAGACTTGATTAATAAATATCCTGTAAATTTGAATCAAGAAGAGATTGATAAAGCCTTAGGTATAAAAAAATAA